A genome region from Bacteroidia bacterium includes the following:
- a CDS encoding tetratricopeptide repeat protein, protein MRYLLLTITILLTTFVVNGQEEAQKAFSEGVRLLKAEKFSEAEKYFSEAISKGETKNGLKMSYVYKAFSLNGQGKYDSAIVCFNQAIEIDSLDPATYTDRAKTYSYKKDYDKAIKDYNKVLELDSTGKQAEAAFYYLGRIKMLIGKDEEAIKHFDKLLELVPTDYEGYFLRGTAKSNIMDIDGSIKDFDLAIKYNPNYMEAYANRGVQKINKIPTNERLGKKIDCLEDPCADLLKAKRMGDKSVEDMIYLYCKKCK, encoded by the coding sequence ATGAGATACTTACTACTAACCATTACAATTTTACTGACAACATTTGTTGTAAATGGACAAGAAGAAGCACAAAAAGCATTTAGCGAAGGTGTAAGACTTCTTAAAGCGGAGAAATTTAGTGAAGCTGAGAAATACTTTTCAGAAGCAATATCAAAAGGAGAAACCAAGAATGGACTTAAAATGTCATACGTTTACAAAGCATTTTCACTTAATGGACAAGGTAAGTATGATAGTGCTATTGTTTGCTTTAACCAAGCAATTGAGATTGACTCACTTGACCCAGCGACTTATACAGACAGAGCAAAAACATATTCTTACAAAAAAGACTATGACAAGGCAATTAAAGATTATAATAAGGTGCTGGAGCTTGACTCAACAGGAAAACAAGCTGAAGCTGCATTTTACTATTTAGGACGAATAAAAATGTTAATTGGTAAAGATGAAGAAGCCATAAAACATTTTGACAAGTTATTAGAACTTGTTCCGACTGACTATGAAGGATATTTTTTGCGTGGAACAGCTAAAAGTAACATAATGGATATTGACGGCTCAATTAAAGATTTTGATTTAGCAATAAAATACAACCCAAACTATATGGAAGCATACGCAAATCGTGGTGTTCAAAAAATCAATAAAATACCTACAAACGAAAGATTAGGAAAAAAAATTGATTGTTTAGAAGACCCTTGTGCAGACCTACTGAAAGCAAAAAGAATGGGAGACAAAAGTGTAGAAGATATGATTTACTTATACTGTAAGAAATGTAAATGA
- a CDS encoding TonB-dependent receptor → MKRLIFILVATMLSVQLNAQTLGTVSGTVKDKNTQEELIGVAIQFFGPDTLGVVTDENGSFSIKIPVGKYNLKASYIGYEVFEQYNLNLSSGNALLLQIELDPKSQALEEIVINSGKSVRATDMVTPLATQKLTAEEIKSNPGGNFDVSKVIQVLPGVAGGTTPNRNDIIVRGGGPSENVYYLDGIEIPVLNHFQTQGASGGATGILNVSFIQDVQLTSSAFNARYDNALASTIVIKQRNGNPDKLSGNFRLSGTEFAAMLEGPLGKKTTFMASARRSYLQFLFTLLDLPIRPDYYDFQYKVNHKINNKTEINFIGIGAIDNFKLAAPKKSDANTEYINRANPLIKQWNYTVGATLKRLVNDGYFTIALSRNMFFNGADRYENNASKSGNKLFSLGSHEIENKLRFDMNKFKNGWKYSYGVDAQYVKYDASIFNTVKDEIKDSLGNTISPAISFSTNSAIDFFKFGAYGQVATYFFDDRFLVSAGIRTDINTYTKNGLNPLRTISPRASFSYIINNKWNISASVGSYYKLPVYTMLGYKDNNGTLSNKDLKYTNSIHYTIGAEFVPKNDLRVTFEAFYKDYRNYPISLINGISYANIGTDYSAVGSDKYTSTGRGRVYGIEAYIQQKLIKNLFYVASATLYKSEFSGIDGEFKPSTWNYGLIVSATFGYKFKKNWDIGLKYRIAGGQPYTPFDMNASTAMYLTSGIGIYDYTQLNNKRLPIFSQLDLRADKKFNFKKMSLDVFVDFQNILFYKTPYLPKFTFERTDDNTGFKTTDGQPIKSDGSNGIPLILNQRSATIVPSIGFIFEF, encoded by the coding sequence ATGAAAAGGTTGATTTTCATTCTTGTTGCAACAATGTTATCTGTACAACTCAATGCTCAAACATTAGGGACGGTTTCAGGTACTGTGAAGGACAAGAATACACAAGAAGAATTAATTGGTGTAGCTATACAATTTTTTGGTCCAGATACTTTAGGTGTTGTAACTGATGAAAATGGTTCTTTTTCTATCAAAATACCAGTAGGAAAATATAATTTAAAAGCTTCTTACATTGGATATGAAGTATTTGAACAATACAATCTAAATCTAAGTTCAGGAAATGCTCTTTTACTTCAAATAGAATTAGACCCCAAAAGTCAAGCATTAGAAGAAATTGTTATTAATTCAGGGAAATCTGTTAGAGCTACTGATATGGTAACTCCACTAGCAACACAAAAATTAACTGCCGAAGAAATAAAATCTAATCCGGGTGGGAATTTTGATGTTTCAAAAGTGATTCAAGTTTTACCGGGAGTTGCAGGCGGAACCACACCCAACAGAAACGATATTATTGTTAGGGGTGGTGGACCCAGTGAAAATGTATATTACTTAGACGGGATTGAAATTCCTGTTTTAAACCATTTTCAAACGCAAGGAGCAAGTGGCGGAGCAACAGGTATTTTAAATGTTTCGTTTATACAAGATGTGCAACTTACTTCATCGGCTTTTAATGCCAGATATGATAATGCTTTGGCTTCAACAATTGTTATCAAACAACGAAATGGAAATCCCGATAAATTAAGTGGAAATTTTCGCTTGTCAGGAACAGAATTTGCAGCAATGTTAGAAGGTCCTTTAGGAAAAAAAACTACTTTTATGGCTTCGGCAAGACGCTCGTATTTACAATTTTTATTTACGTTATTGGATTTACCGATTAGACCTGATTACTATGATTTTCAATATAAAGTTAACCACAAAATAAACAATAAAACTGAGATTAATTTTATTGGAATTGGTGCTATTGACAATTTTAAATTAGCTGCTCCCAAAAAGAGTGATGCAAATACAGAATACATCAACCGTGCTAATCCATTGATTAAACAGTGGAATTATACAGTTGGGGCAACATTAAAACGATTAGTAAATGACGGATACTTTACCATTGCATTGAGTAGAAATATGTTTTTTAATGGTGCAGACCGTTACGAAAACAACGCCTCAAAAAGTGGTAATAAATTGTTCAGTTTGGGAAGTCACGAAATAGAAAATAAGCTTCGTTTTGATATGAATAAGTTTAAAAACGGTTGGAAATACAGTTACGGAGTTGATGCTCAATATGTAAAGTACGATGCTTCTATTTTCAACACAGTTAAGGATGAAATAAAAGATAGTTTAGGAAATACGATTAGCCCTGCTATATCTTTTTCAACCAATTCAGCAATTGATTTTTTTAAATTTGGTGCGTATGGTCAGGTTGCTACATATTTTTTTGACGATAGATTTTTAGTATCGGCTGGTATTCGAACAGACATCAATACCTATACTAAAAACGGGTTAAATCCATTAAGAACAATATCTCCAAGAGCTTCATTTTCTTATATCATCAACAATAAATGGAATATTTCGGCATCAGTGGGGAGTTATTACAAATTACCTGTTTACACAATGCTTGGGTACAAAGACAACAACGGAACACTTAGCAATAAAGACTTAAAATACACCAATTCCATTCATTATACAATTGGTGCTGAATTTGTTCCAAAAAATGATTTACGAGTTACTTTTGAAGCATTTTATAAAGATTACAGGAACTATCCAATATCGTTAATTAATGGGATTTCTTATGCTAACATAGGCACGGATTATTCAGCAGTTGGCAGCGATAAATACACTTCAACAGGACGAGGAAGAGTTTATGGAATCGAAGCATATATTCAGCAAAAATTGATTAAAAATCTATTTTACGTAGCTAGTGCCACGCTTTACAAATCTGAATTTTCAGGTATAGATGGAGAATTTAAACCTTCAACTTGGAATTATGGATTGATTGTTTCTGCAACTTTTGGGTATAAATTCAAAAAGAATTGGGATATAGGTTTAAAATACAGAATTGCAGGAGGACAACCTTATACGCCTTTTGATATGAACGCATCAACAGCTATGTATCTAACATCAGGAATAGGTATTTACGATTATACACAACTGAACAACAAACGACTTCCTATTTTTAGCCAATTGGACTTGAGAGCAGATAAAAAGTTCAATTTCAAAAAAATGAGCTTAGATGTATTTGTAGATTTTCAAAATATTTTGTTCTACAAAACACCTTATTTACCGAAATTTACTTTTGAAAGGACCGATGACAATACAGGTTTTAAAACAACAGATGGTCAACCTATTAAATCAGACGGCAGTAACGGTATTCCTTTAATTTTAAACCAAAGGTCAGCTACAATTGTTCCTTCAATTGGATTTATATTTGAATTTTAA